TGCGAGGGCTTGTTCAAGATGGGTCTCACGCCCATAGGCAAACTTATAGAGGCTTCTCTCTGGCACTCGTTGTGGTTTCCTGAGGATGTCCTCCAACGTGAGCCCTCGAGAGTAAAACGCTAGGTGTGAGAAGTCCATATCTACATAAAaccaaaaaatatatatttaaaaatcGGTACATGATCAAACATATGTGATCTGATTATGACTACAAAAACATACAGGCGTGTGAAACATTAGTTTTCggtttatgtgatacatatatataaaatccgattatGAAAAGGAATCTGAAGAGTCAAACATAATCGGTAAATTATCAGGCACATAAAATCCGATTATGAAAAGGAATCTGAAGAGTCAAACGTAATCGGTAAATTATCAGGCACATAAAACCCGATTATGGGAtcgcataattaaaagaaaaaaatgtatcCAGAATCGGATTATTCTGaagcacttataaaccgattctggtgatgtattttcatatttcGTTTCTAACCCTAAaatcggttgatgttaatcatcatataaatcgattactgtgcatgctcttcatggcggAAACCAAAACCCAGAATCAGTGTattcgatatgtcaacataagcCGACTCTGGATGTaatcagagattttgattttcgaaaattgaagatttaaacatgtaaatcaatcaAGAAATACAAATCGTAGAATgtgttgatggagatttacctttttcttggttggatcgaagatcTTGGAGgaaaggataaaaaaaaattgattagggttttgagaatttggaaagattatgatgaaaataaaaactttttttaggtttttatgttttttgtaCTGAAAATGGTAAGGATTAGTATTTATATGAGattgttttaggaattaatgtgggggtaaattagtattttttagaAGTTTGGGTGCCCAGAATAATTTAATGGTGTGGGAATGAAAATTTGATAGGCCCAAATTAAGTGCTAtagaccccaatttagccaggtaaaAATATTATCGATTTTTTACTTTTGAAAAACGACAACCGTGCATTTCTTGTTCGCCCAATATTTTCCCATCCACTTGGCCGATTAAAAACTTCAGTTAGATATAATCATTTCTTGCTCGCCGAATATTCTCCCATTCACTTGGCCGATTAAAATTTTCAGTTAGGTATAattcccataggaattgccctttaAGGCCTGCCTTAATCAATTTCTGCGCTAGGgctaggggtgagcattttatcCGTCATCTGCGGATTTAACCGAGACCAACCGTATTTGTTTGGATGGATGTACGGACCGTTCGCTAATGGGTTGGACGcggatgagatttttgaaatccaaagGATTACAGATTGGACCCAGATACAACCTTGAAAATCCATTGGACATCCAGACCCGTTAGATTAAGgatatttatatagtttttagaaaatatatggatagttttggaatttttatagtgtttgcttggagtgttgtccacgacacttctatatttatatacatatataaaatgtgtaggttcTATAAGAAGTCATCTAAATTGGCTTTAGTTTTTCATTATAGATTTTAACTAACACAagtccattggattatccgcacccaatccgttcatccgtgcaatcattggatgcaaatccgttggatgtggattggatgtggatgccaaatttgaaatccgtagtgaattggattggatgctgaggtgaaaaccggtccataccggcccatgctcccCCTGGCTAGGGCACACAATTTGGTTCGGACCGACTAATACCCAAAACCAAAATTTCGTGTGTTCAACGCAAGCAACCGTTGgaatcaacttcatcttcttcaccgaTTCTCCCCTACTCTGTCAAAATCCCgcgattttttttcttgtttagcTTCCAAAAACACAGAGAATTTGGCGCCACTGTAGTGGTACGAACAACAACGCAGAGCAGTAACAGCGAGCGAGAGTGAAAACGTAGTTGCAAATGGATCGAATAGGAAATGAGTTCCCCTTCAGAATTGGATTAACCGGGCACAGTGGACATCTTAGACTCGAACCACTTCCTCCAGTTGAACGTTCTAACCCTATCAAATCTCTTCCCGATCTTATCCTTGTGAGTATCCTCAACTCTCTTCTTACTCTAcattttgatttttgttgattaaaccctaattttcaagaAGTAGCTAACGAAGACACTAATTGAGGTTTATGTGTCTTAGCCACCAGCATTAGCACCACTAACACAAGAAAGTATAAACAAGTTTTTAGAAGACAAGTATTTGACACCAAAATTAGATTCGAAAGAGTTTGCGCCTGATAAGTGTGGAAGACAATGGGATTTTGATTGGTTTGATAAAGCGGAGATACCTTTAGAGCCGTCATTGCCACGGACTGTTATAGTTCCTAAATGGGAATTGCCGCATAGACGTCAAAAGAACGAGAAAGGAATATGGATTCCAGAATCAGTGGAGGTACATTATCTTACATTGTTGATATCATTATGCTTATTGTTACAGTAGTTATATTCGAATTGGATTTGTATGTGCTGCTTCTTTGATTTGACTTGGTGGCTTGCCATGCATAATGTTTCCAGGTACCAATATTAGAAGTAATGGAAGGTGCTCAAGATTCCGGGGCTGCGCCTCGTATGCCTGGTCCTGCAAAGGATTTTGTGCGGGGTAGTATCAGCAATCGTCCTTTTCGTCCAGGTGGTCTAAGTGAGTCTCAATCTTCTGGAAGAATACTTCCGGAGGGTGTTTCAAGTGGTGAGTGGTTAAGTGAAATTCTCAAAGGTGGTCCTGCACAAACTACTCCTCCAGGTTTTAAGCAGGGATTGGATCTCGGGGACCTTAAGGTATGATATTACGTTTAGTTTAAGAATATATCGACTCTATCATTTTATGTATGTATACTTGTCAGaaggatggttttttttttttaagttggtgctcgtGGTGccatattttattttgttttctttgtagGCTTATCCTATCTCGTggaaagtcacgcaggagaaaagtTCGGTAAAAAAATCTGATGAAAATCTGGTTGGTACCACAGCTCTTATTACACATGTGTTTCTATAAGTCTTTCTGTATTCCCCTTCTCTCAGAGGTGGATTTCATGTTCTTGAGCATTTATTTCATCTTCAGAGTAGGTTGTCTGTGAACTTCGATGACTTATTTAAGAAGGCTTGGGAAGATGACGTTGAGGAATCACATGAAGAAGGTATGTAATGCAAGATACTTTTGCGTCTGATGTTTAATTCTTCAAGGGGCATTGGAGTATATGGGTCTACAGAATTTGGAGTATCCAACTTTGCTTTTGAAGCCCCTTCATATCTCATTAAATTTCTTATGCTGCAGCAGTAGGAATGACAGACTCTGACTAATATAAGTTCCAGGCTTTACTGATGTTTATTGATTTCTTAACATTTGTCAGATGTTATAAGTTCTGCTCGAGAAATTTCAGTTGAGCAGGAAGTTGATTCAAGCAATAGCGCACTTCTTGCTGAATTTTCTGTCTTGGATGAGTTACTATCAGTTGATCCAGGAGGTTCAACATGTAGGTCAGATGAAAGTAATGATAGTGGTGGAAATCAGCAGAGAGAGGTAATTGTCTGTTATCTTTGCACTATACCTTTGCACTATTTTTGGTCAATAATTTACAAGAGTTACTATCAGCATACAGTAGCTATTTTCTATCAGTAAGAAAGTTTGGCATGTTAGTTCACTTCTCTTCAGAAATTTGCTTCACATTTTAGTTAAATAATTGAATCCTCCCTGCTACATTTTAGCCAATGTTATGGTTTTGAAGTTAATTTTTATCTGCAGGCTTGGGCTGTTCAAGGAGGGAGCGAACAGATTGCAGAGCGTTTCAGTGAACTTGTTCCTGACATGGCCATTGACTTTCCTTTTGAGTTGGATAAATTTCAAAAGGAGGTAACTGTTCATCGTACTTACATTGCAATATATGGTTGTATCGAATGAGAGTGAGTCTCTCTTGATCTGCCATGAAAGTAATTCATATTACATGGTAAATATGCAGGCCGTCTATTATCTTGAAAAGGGGGAGTCTGTTTTTGTAGCTGCTCACACATCCGCTGGGAAGACTGTTGTTGCGGAGTATGCATTTGCTTTGGCATCAAAAGTATGATTTTATTTTGACTCATTTTTGATTCTCAGGGTCACATTAGACACTAACAAAACTGTGTGTGCAGCATCATTTTCCGGTTCTTTATGTTTTTTGGTTCCCTTTTGATAATTGTGTCTGTAGATTACTGCAATTGTCTCATGTTCGCGTTCATCTGTTTACACTCTATGATGGTTGAGTAAATACGTATTTTGTTTTTTGGTGTAGCATTGCACGCGAGCTGTGTATACTGCTCCAATAAAAACTATCAGTAACCAGAAGTACAGGGATTTCAGTGGAAAATTTGATGTTGGCCTTCTCACTGGGGATGTAAGCATCAGGCCCGAGGCATCTTGTTTAATCATGACTACTGAAATCTTAAGGTCAATGCTTTACAGAGGTGCTGACATTATCCGAGATATTGAATGGGTTTGTCTTCTCTACTCCACTGTGATTTTTTCGCTAAATCAGAACGCTCCCACTCCCACCAACCTGTTTACTTTTCCAGATTCTCTATTCTGTGCAGAAGGATACGTGATATAGTTTTTCTTTTTGCTGTATATTTGGAAAAATAGGTTATATTTGATGAAGTGCACTATGTCAACGACGTTGAAAGAGGTGTTGTCTGGGAAGAAGTTATTATCATGCTTCCAAAGCATGTTAATATTGTTCTCCTATCAGCAACGGTATGTAGTACTTGGCTTGTTAACTACAATTACATTTTAAGAATATGTCGTTTGACATGGTTGAATTAAATAGTCAATGGATTGGCCAATATTTTGAAAGATCAGAACCTTTACGTTCAGCTTATAGTACCCATTGCGGATAAATAATTAACTAATCATCGGATAAATAATTAACTAATTATCTCAAATATGTTTTAGTTGAGCAATGAGAGTTGTGGATTTTAAGTTTTAACACTAAGTTTTTCATCAAATAAATACATGAATACACTGAAGTTGGTAAAATGGGTATTGCTATCAGATTTTTCGGAGAGATTGACATGAGCTTCGCAACTTATAGATCATTTTTAGGGAATACTTGATAATTCTAGTAGGTTTTGAACGTGCAAATTTAGGGGGCATAAATAACAGGTTTTCAGGCTGGTATCGGGCCTGACAACAAAAATACAGGCAAAGCCCGTGTCCGCTGGATAAACTTAATTGTGCCAGGCCAGGCTGGACCATGAGGGGTTTTGGGCGCTTGCAGGTACTTTCGTCCTCTGGCAGAGCAGGGTCGCCTAGACTTTTCAGACACTTTCTACACCCACAAAGCACCCTTCTCTGCCCACATACAAATATCCCTATACAATCTTTGAGTTGCCATGAACTTCCTAACTGATCTTTCTGTCCAAAATTTACTTAATGAAAAATTCTGTACAGTAAGAATATAATATGCATCAAGTGATAAAAGGAAACTGCACTGTACATAGGTATTTTGCAAAGGTGCTTAATTATGGTGCTTTGATTATTAAAGATCCATTCTTGGAGAGTTGACTCACAGGAACTCTCGAGAAATTCTCCTCGTATCTAAACCTTCTATTCCTCTAAAGACATGCACGAAATGAAAATGGCTTGGGATAGTGATGATGGTCCCTTTTGTGTTTTATGGTTCCATTGAGATACTGACTTATCAGTTTGAACATTTAATAATCTAGGTGCCAAACACTGTAGAGTTTGCTGACTGGATTGGTCGTACAAAGCAAAAGAAAATCCGTGTTACTGGGTAAGCAGTTGGGGAAGTACTGAAACAATTTTTTTGTTCATTTATCTACTTGCCTCAGTTATTTCCAGGCCCTGTGTACTTGTTCGTTTTGTTCATATCTTTTATGCCGCCTTAGCACGTTCTTTTGGGTTTTCTCGTGTATGGTTACAGAACAACAAAAAGGCCTGTTCCTTTAGAGCACTGCCTATTCTACTCTGGGGAACTCTATAGCATATGCGAGAATGAGACTTTTCAACCCCTGGGATTAAAAGCTGCTAAAGATGTTTACAATAAGAAAAATTCAAGTAAAGCTCTAGGTGGTGCTGGAGCATATTCGGGGTCTCAAGCATCCCAGGGGGGTTCCCAGGTTCGGCAACAACGTGAAAACGCCAATCATGGTAAACCACAGAAGCACCCTGACAAAAATGCTGGGACTGGTGGGACAAGCCAAAACAATTGGGGAGCAAGGAGATCAGAAGCTTCTTTGTGGCTGTTGCTTATTAACAAGCTCTTGAAGAAGTCCCTTTTACCTGTAAGGAACATAATCATCAGAATCCCATCCAGCAATATTCTTCTTATTTGAGCCATTTAAATATTTAATTCTTGTTTACATCTACCTTGCTTTTTTACTTCAGGTGGTTATTTTTTGCTTTTCAAAGAACCGTTGTGATAAATCAGCTGATAATTTGACTTCAACTGATCTTACAAATAGTTCAGAAAAGAGTGAAATTCGTGTTTTCTGTGACAAAGCCTTTTCACGCCTAAAGGGATCTGACAGGAGCCTTCCACAGGTCTTCTAAATTTCTGATTACACCTCCTTGCTTTTATTCCCTTTTTACTTATCCTATCTCGCCAATTAAATGAAATTTAATGTCAGATATTCATATAGCATACTTTTTGTAGGTAGTCAGAGTCCAAAGCCTTCTGCGTAGAGGGATTGGTGTTCATCATGCTGGTCTGCTTCCTATTGTTAAAGAGGTCGTTGAGATGCTCTTTTGTCGTGGTGTTATAAAGGTAATTTTTGTCTTGAAATATCTGCCTTGAAATATCTCTAGATTCTCTACCATAAACTCTATAAAACCAAGGGGTTTCAAAAAATCGAGCTTCACAATGCCTACAGACTACAGTGCAATTGGAGAGAAAAGCTCCACGATAATTATCGAAAATCTGTGAAATACTTCACCCGTCGTTTATACTTGTAAACAGCTTGGGTTCTTAGATATCTTTCTGCCACTAACCTGGAAGGGAAAATGTCAAGATGCCCGTTGTTTATGATTGCCTCCTACAGCCATGCCCTTTCTTCAACAATCCGTAGTTGGTAGTAATCTTCTCAGGAGTTTGAATACATACAATTTAACTATTTAAGTacatttaaaaaaatataaataatcgAGCCCGCGTCTTAAGTACTACTGCTGCAGTTTTTCAAGTTTTTGTAGTCGTGGGGTGAGTTTGTTACCTTATAACCAGTTATCGCTTGTTTGATACTTGTTTGTGTTTGTGATGTAGGTTCTGTTTTCCACTGAGACATTTGCCATGGGTGTTAATGCTCCAGCTAGGACAGTAGGTCTTCTAATTTCTTGAAACACTTGTATGGTTAGAAATTATCTTAATGATATTTCTTTTATCAAATACACTCAAATGGCTGCTAAGTTTTGGAACTGCTATGTTCAGGTTGTTTTTGATGCTCTGAGAAAGTTTGATGGGAAAGAGTTCAGACAGTTGCTTCCTGGCGAATACACTCAAATGGCTGGCCGGGCGGGTAGGAGAGGATTGGATAAGATTGGCACGGTTGTAGTTATGTGTCGGGATGAAATTCCTGAGGAGAGGGATTTGAAACATGTCATTGTAGGAAGCGCCACGAGGCTTGAATCTCAATTTCGATTGACTTACACTATGATATTGCATCTACTTCGTGTTGAAGAGTTGAAGGTAATTTGTAACGCCTAGCATGActcatttattttcttctctatataCTTGTACGCAATTGATTTGATCGCTAATCTTGAAAATAGTGAAATAAAGCTAACATAAAGATTATTTAAGTGGCGGTAGAATATGTCACCATCACACTCACTTGTAACAGTTACTGGAAAGTAGTGGGATAGGTTGCATGGTTGATAATTGATTACTCGCGGGTTTCACAGGTGTTTTAAGTGATTATGTATAAACTctttactttcagaaacaaatttATACGTCTAAACGTATTATTATATGTAGTCTACTTGTGAGGGATGAAATATTATCTGCCTGAGATCCATTAATAGAATTGTCTGAATCTAAGACCCCAACAGTCCAACTTATCTTAATGCAAAATATCAATCTTAGCGAGTACCGTTGTAACAGGTAGAGGACATGCTGAAGAGAAGCTTCGCCGAATTTCATGCTCAAAAGAAACTTCCAGAACAGCAGCAACTTCTCATGCGAAAGCTTGCTCAGATTGCAAAAACTGTCGAGTAAGCTTTTCCCCTCATGTTTATCATCATATTTTAGAGTTGCCAATTCAATTTCTAAGAACTGAGAGTTTACCGCAATCTCAATGAGAGTTCTTGagtaatgattttgattttttaagttGATAAGGCTCTAGTCAAAATTCAACTTATCTTGTTACTTCTGCTCTAATTGGGAATTTTGGACTGTAGTGTAAGATCTGACTTTGAGGTATTGGTTGTGTCAGATGTATAAAGGGCGAACCTGCAATTGAGGAATACTATGAGATGCTCTTGGAAGCTGACGAACAAAGAAATTTTGTGTTAGAGACACTCATGCAATCTAATACTGCTCAAGGCTATCTTACACCTGGAAGAGTAGTGGTCGTCAATTTACAATCAGTGAGTGCTTGTTTTAATTATTTCTCAATATACATTAATAAGATAGTACCtctgtttctggaaaagtgttactttcactttttcatattAGCCTAAAattaggccaaattgaaaaagtgaaagtaacacttttccagaaacggagagaGTATCTTGTAGCCATTCTAATGTTTAGCCACATTAGCTAGGTACCATGTTTACCGAGTTTTTATCCTTTGCCAGTCACAGGCCCAAGATCACCTACTTGGAGTCGTCGTAAAAGTACTT
This portion of the Papaver somniferum cultivar HN1 chromosome 11, ASM357369v1, whole genome shotgun sequence genome encodes:
- the LOC113321942 gene encoding DExH-box ATP-dependent RNA helicase DExH11-like; translated protein: MDRIGNEFPFRIGLTGHSGHLRLEPLPPVERSNPIKSLPDLILPPALAPLTQESINKFLEDKYLTPKLDSKEFAPDKCGRQWDFDWFDKAEIPLEPSLPRTVIVPKWELPHRRQKNEKGIWIPESVEVPILEVMEGAQDSGAAPRMPGPAKDFVRGSISNRPFRPGGLSESQSSGRILPEGVSSGEWLSEILKGGPAQTTPPGFKQGLDLGDLKAYPISWKVTQEKSSVKKSDENLSRLSVNFDDLFKKAWEDDVEESHEEDVISSAREISVEQEVDSSNSALLAEFSVLDELLSVDPGGSTCRSDESNDSGGNQQREAWAVQGGSEQIAERFSELVPDMAIDFPFELDKFQKEAVYYLEKGESVFVAAHTSAGKTVVAEYAFALASKHCTRAVYTAPIKTISNQKYRDFSGKFDVGLLTGDVSIRPEASCLIMTTEILRSMLYRGADIIRDIEWVIFDEVHYVNDVERGVVWEEVIIMLPKHVNIVLLSATVPNTVEFADWIGRTKQKKIRVTGTTKRPVPLEHCLFYSGELYSICENETFQPLGLKAAKDVYNKKNSSKALGGAGAYSGSQASQGGSQVRQQRENANHGKPQKHPDKNAGTGGTSQNNWGARRSEASLWLLLINKLLKKSLLPVVIFCFSKNRCDKSADNLTSTDLTNSSEKSEIRVFCDKAFSRLKGSDRSLPQVVRVQSLLRRGIGVHHAGLLPIVKEVVEMLFCRGVIKVLFSTETFAMGVNAPARTVVFDALRKFDGKEFRQLLPGEYTQMAGRAGRRGLDKIGTVVVMCRDEIPEERDLKHVIVGSATRLESQFRLTYTMILHLLRVEELKVEDMLKRSFAEFHAQKKLPEQQQLLMRKLAQIAKTVECIKGEPAIEEYYEMLLEADEQRNFVLETLMQSNTAQGYLTPGRVVVVNLQSSQAQDHLLGVVVKVLSDVNKRYIVLVLRPDLPVSTHAPSASDKLQQKINDNLPQGYFIAPKKQRGRDDEYFSVGKSRKGKGTINIELPRRGSAAGMSYQVLEIDHKEFLSICNCKIKIDQVGLLEDDSNAAYSKTVQQLSETKTSGNKYPQALDPIKDLKLKDVKSVEAYHAWNRLLLNMSMNKCHGCSKFEEHLAIVKESHRQKVEVNNLKFQLSDEALQQMPDFQGRIDVLKKVGCIDDDLVVQIKGRVACEMNSGEELISTECLFENQLDELEPEEAVALMSALVFQQKNTSEPSLTPKLAEAKNRLYVTAIRLGELQAHFNLPISSEEYARDNLKFGLVEVVYEWAKGTPFADICELTDVPEGLIVRTIVRLDETCREFKNAASIMGNSALYKKMETASNAIKRDIVFAASLYVTGV